DNA from Candidatus Thermoplasmatota archaeon:
CTGCTTCTATTATTGTGAAATTATACGTGGTAGAAATATTTTCATTTCCGTTCGTATCATTTGCCCAGATAAAGTAATTGTATATTCCAAGCTGCATATACGTCCGGTTGAAATAATAGCTGCCTCCACTCATAGAGAAATTGTGATAGCTATTATCTGGATACGTGATATTAACCCAGACTTCATTAACAGCCACATTGTCAATTACATCGCAAGTGATATTCACGTATCCACCTACATATTGAGGATCAGGATTGGCATCAACATTCGATATTTCTGGAGGAATCGTATCTGATGGTACGCCACCCATATAAACATATCCTTTCACCACGCAATTTTCCTCTGGCATGGAATCAAGGTTTATATTTTGCTGCATGACGTCGCCTGGCTCAATGATACCGTCGTAGCTTGTATTATCAAAATATCCATCTGCAGATGCTTCTATTGAATCTATTTCAGAATAATTTGTATAATATCCTGGATATTCTGGAAATATTTCTTCTGCAACAATTGCTGGAACAGAAACATTGTAGTGACCAGAAGCATCTGTTGTAGCGTTTCTTGTGAAGGTTCCTGTCATAAATATGTTTATTGTTATGCTTCCATATACATCTACATATGCATTTGGAATAGGTAAATCAGCCTCATTATCATACACATAGCCATCAACCCACGCATTATCTGCTGGAAATGGAACCAATGAGACATTCACCCATTTTGTCTCATTCTCATTCACCTGAAAAGGGGTGCCATACATTGTGAAGTAATTTTCCGCATAAACAGATAAAGAGAAATTTCCTTCTGGAACATTAAATTCATAATAGCCAGAAGAATTTGTAAAAGTGGAATTCCAATAACTTATATTAATGCCATAAATATCCACGCTTGCATTTTCTATTGCCTTATCTGTTTTGGTATCTGTAATGTGTCCCTTTACTACCGACGTTTCCTGTGGTTCCGGATTAAGATAAAAATCCATGGTGAGCGTTTCTTCCCATATTGCAGTGCTGTTAAAGGAAGAATAATATCCTTCTGCTGAAACAAATATTGTCACGCTCGAAGGAGGCAAATGAATTTCATAATATCCATATGAATCGGAAGTCGTTGAATTCCATCCACCAAAATAATTTCCCGAAAAATATAGGCTTATACTTGCTTGAATAGGTTCTTTGCTTTCATTATTATAAACATGCCCTTTTATTGTTGCTGTATCGTTCGGAAAATTTTGTAGAGTTATGTTTTTCCAAAATATGCATGGCGTACCAGAAACATTGAAAATTCCAGTGTAATTCCCGACCCACATCATTTCACTTCCTTTTGTTTGCATCGTTCCAGCTGTAACATTTATCTCTCCTTCTGCAACGTTCATTTCATAATAGCCAAAAGAATTTGTTATAGTTCCGTTAGATTAGCTATGAATGCCATCGCTCCAATCTAAGGAGACGTATGCATTTTCAACAGGATTCTTTGTTTCATCACCAGCAGCAAAAGACTGCCAGATCAAAAATGAAAGAATCGCTATGGTTATCACTATGCCTATTCCTTTACTAACTCCTCTTTCACTCATGAACGGTATATATTCAAAATAAATTAAAACCTTTCCCCAATCAAACTCTTTCCGGTCATTTCTTTTGGCTTTTTTATGCCGAGCAATTCGAGCATTGTCGGTGTTATATCCCCCAGATTCCCCTTCCTCAATCTAACATTTCCAGCCCCTATCAAAATGAAGGAAACAGGATTTGTCGTATGAGCTGTTTTCAGTTTGCCATTCTCAATCATTTCCTCAGCATTTCCGTGATCGGCGGTTATAATCGCCATTCCTTTTTCTTTCCTTATCTCGTCTATTACCATGCCAATGCATTCATCCACGGTTTCTACTGCTTTTACTGTTGCCTCCCACATACCGGTATGCCCGACCATGTCGGGGTTTGCATAGTTTACGATGATAACGTCATATTTTTCTGAGTGAATCCTTTTTATTAGTTCATCGGTCAATTCATATGCACTCATCTCCGGTTTCATATCATACGTCGCCACCTTGGGCGAAGGGATCAAACATCTGTCTTCTTTTTTAAAAGGTTTTTCTTGTCCCCCATTAAAGAAAAAAGTAACGTGGGCATATTTCTCCGTTTCTGCAATGCGAAGTTGTCTGAGTCCATGCCTGGAAATGACTTCCCCGAAAGTATTTTCCAAAGGTATTTTATCGAAAGATGCTTCTGCATCCAGCCCGTCCATGTATTTTGTGAGCGTAACAAAATGAACATTCAATTTTTTTCTCGGAAAGCCATTAAAACCGTCTTTAACGAAAGCTGTCGTAAGCTGTCTTGCTCTATCGGGGCGGAAGTTAAAGAAGATAACGACATCTCCATCCATTATTTTTTTATCTTTTATCACCATCGGCTTGATGAATTCGTCGCTTTCCCCATTTTCATATGCTTTTTTAACTGCATCTTCTGCATTTTTTGCTTCTCTCCCTTTTCCTTCAGTCAGCATCTCGTAGGCTTTTTTTGTCCTGTCCCATCTTTTATCTCTGTCCATCGCATAGTATCTTCCAACGATGCTCACTATATCTCCGATTCCTATATCTCCAATTTTTTTCTCGAGTTCAATAATATGCTTGGCAGCAATTTTTGGCGGTGTATCCCTTCCGTCAGTAAAACAGTGGATATAAACATTTTTTACTCCTTCATTTTTCGCCATCTCGAGCAGTGCATATAGGTGCTGGGGAACTGCATGAACTCCTCCCGGCCCGATCAAGCCCATTAAATGTAACGCTTTGTCTCTTGCCTTTCGCATCGCCTTTTTCAGCACAATATTTTCAAAGAAACTCTTATCTTCTATAGCTTTTGATATCCTCATTGAGTCCTGATACACTATCCTTCCAGCTCCGATGTTGATATGTCCTACTTCGGAGTTTCCTATCTGACCGGATGGCAGCCCCACATCAGCTCCTCCTGCTTTGAGAAATGTGAACGGATAGTTATCCATAAAAAAATCCATATTCGGCGTGCAGGCATATGCTATTGCATTTCCATCTTTTTCCTTTCTATAACCCCAGCCGTCGAGAATGGCAAGCAAAAGCATGAAAGGTAATTGAAAAGAGGTATGTAATATTGTTGATTCATTCGATAACTGTACCATATCCTTCGATATTTGTCGGATATCCTTTATAAGTAATAGCGGGTATATTTTTACAGGAAAAAACGGAAGAAATGTATTTTGCCTCCACAATTTCTTCCCCTTATTTTTTCCTTATTTCACTATTGAATTTATTACAAACAACTTATTTTTATAGTTTTTTGAGGTATTTGCTTGGACGGGAAAAGTCCAGCGAATGACCAAGAAGAGTGCTGTTATTTACAGTTTATCAGGAGAAATGATAAAAATGAATATAAAGGGAATACTGAATGTTGTATCTGAAAAGTACCAGGGCTACTTAAAGAGCTCAGTGCCGTGCTGTATGGCCCAGATGGGTGCTAAAAGAGTTGTATCGAGTATTGAAACCAAATGGAATCCTCTCCTTCAGCGACCACCACATGCTCCTCAATCAAGGGCTTGACGCAATAACTGCTGCAAACTCACCGAGATATATTTGGAATCGAGCACTCTTAGGTATGTCAGATATTGTAAGATATATCCGTATCTTTTATAAACCCTTAGGGAATATAATCCCGTGGGAAAATGATGGGAACTGTTATACTAATAATAATTCTGCTGCTTATTGTTGCAGTGGTGGTATATTATTACAACAAAATAATCCGTCTGGAGAACCGCATTGACAATGCATGGGCACAGATCGATGTACAGTTAAAAAGAAGGGCAGACCTTATCCCAAATATAGTGGAAACGGTGAAAGGATATGTAAAACATGAAAAGAACGTGCTTGAAAATGTAACGAAGGCGAGGTCGGCTCTCATAAATGCAAAGACACCACAGGAAAATATCGATGCTAATAACCAGCTTACAGGAGCTCTCAAAACGCTCTTCGCCGTTGCGGAAAATTACCCGACGCTGAAAGCAAATGAAAACTTTTTGCAGTTGCAGGACGAACTGACACATACCGAAGATAAAATTTCCTATGCACGCCAGCACTACAATGACAACATCCTTGTTTTCAACAATGCCATTGAAACATTTCCCGGAAGGACATTTGCACATTTCATGGGGAAAAAGGAGCATGCAATGCTTGAAATACTAGATGAGGCAAGAGAGATTCCAAAAGTTTCATTCTAAAATCAAAGCATTATGACAGTAGAAGACCGTATCAGAAAAAATAAACGAGACACCCTGCTGGTCTGCATTTTTATGCTTATCCTTCTTTTTAGCGTTATCTTCATCTTCGGATTTGCGCTCGGCTTTCCCCCCGTGATATCGATGGGCATCGGGCTGCCCATTGCTGTTTTATATGTCCTAACTTCGTATTCCTTTTCCGTTCAAAGCGTTCTCAGCGCTGCAAAGGCACGGTCGGCAAACCCACGAAAAAGGGAAGAAAAGTTGTTTATGTACAAAGTGGAAGAGATGGCAATTGCCGCCGGATTGCCAGTGCCAAAAGCATATGTGCAGGATTCGAGCGATATCAATGCGTTTGCAACAGGAAAAAAGCCGGAGAATGCCATTATCTGCGTCACTACCGGTACACTTCAAAAATTGAATAAGGAAGAACTGGAAGGTGTGATGGGGCACGAAATGAGCCACATTTTGAACAGGGACATCCTCATTGCTACCGTTACTGTTGGCGTTGTCGGGGCAATAGCCCTTATTTCAGAAATCCTTCTACGTTCGTTTTTGTGGGGCGGCGGGAGACAGAGAGGAAAGAATGGGGGACTGCTCATCATCATTGCCATCATATTTGCCATATTCGCGCCCATTTTTTCCAGGCTGGCATATCTCTTTATTTCCCGACGGAGAGAATATCTGGCCGATGCAAACGGTGCATATCTCACCCGAAATCCAGAGGGACTGGCAAGAGCACTGGAAAAAATAAAGGCCGATTTGCCAGATGATCCCAAAGGCTCTCGAACCGTGGCCCCCCTCTACATTGCAAATCCATTTAAACGTTCATTAAGAAATTCGATATGGTCGACCCATCCGCCAATCGACGAGCGAATCAGAAGACTCAGGGAGATATAAGGGTAAAATTTGTTATGACCGTAATCTAAAATCTAAAAGCCCTGCCTTTCATTGATCGCTGCCTGCGCCGCTGCGAGGCATGCCACAGGCACCCTGAACGGGGAACAACTGACATAGTCCACGCCTATCTTATGGAATATATGGATGGAATAGGGATCACCGCCATGTTCGCCGCACACCCCTATTTTCAAGTCAGGCCTGGTTTTCTTGCCCCATTCCATTGCAATCTGCATTAATCTTACAACGCCTTTCCGGTCTATGGTAGAGAAAGGATTGTCCTGGAGAATTTTTCTTTTGGTATAGAGGGGTAAAAATTTCTTTTCTGCATCCTCCCTGCTGAAACTGAACGTAGCCTGTGAGAGGTCATTTGTCCCGAAACTGAAAAATTCGGCAATTTCCGAAAATTTTCCCGCCCTCATGCAGGCCCTCACCACTTCTATCATTGTTCCGAATTTCAGAGGGACTTTTACGTTACACTCCTTTTTCCCCTCCCGTGCAATTTTTTTCACCCTTTTAAAAACCCATTTTAGTTCCTGTGCCGTGCAGACCTGTGGCACCATCAATTCGGGATGAACATCTACGCCTTCTTTGATAAGCTCTGCCGATGCCTCGTACAGAGCCCGAATTTGCATGTCATATATCTCCGGGTATGTGATACCGAGCCTTACCCCCCTGTGACCGAGCATCGGGTTCACTTCCTCTAAAGAACGGACTTTTTTGAGCAGGTCGGTTTTTTCCTGTATCAATTTTTTGCTGAGTATATGGTATTTCTCCTTTGTCAGTTCTTCAATAAATTTTTCGGTCAGCGGCAAGTGGAGTTTCGGATCAAGCAATTTCGATATGTCCGGAATGTCCTGCAATGAATTTACGGCAGCATCAAAATTTTTCAGGTATGACAGTTCACGTGAAATCTCTTCTGTTGACGGAAGAAATTCGTGAAGGGGAATGTCAAGAAGACGTATGGTGACCGGAAGCGATTGCATGGCGCGGAGTATATCCTTAAAATCATTTTTCTGCATGGGAAGCAATTTATTCAGGGCTTTCATCCTCTCTTCCCTATTTTCTGCCAGAATCATATTCCTTACAATTGGAAGGCGGTCCGGTGCATTGAACATTCTCTCAGTCCTGCACAACCCGATTCCCTTTGCTCCCTGCTTTCTTGCCAGTTCCGCCCCATCCACCGTATCCGTATTTGCCCTCACATCTACCTTTTTTACCCCGTCAGCCCATGAAAGTAGTGCGTCTGTTTCCGCCGTGAATTTTGGGGGTACAAGCGAGACAGAACCTTTGATAACTGCCCCTGCCGATCCGTCTATGGTAAGGATGTCACCCTCTTTCAGTGTTACGTTTCCTATCCTGCACCGATTTTTTTTCTCGTCAATTACAAGGGCTTTACATCCGCTCACGCACGGTTTTCCCAGTCCGCGGGCGACGACTGCCGCATGACTTGTTATCCCCCCACGGGCAGTCAATACTCCCTGGGCTGCGGTGATGCCATGAATGTCATCAGGTGTTGTTTCCTCCCTTACAAGCAATACCTTCTTTCCCTTTTTACCCAGTAAAGATGCTTTTTCCGGGTCAAATACGATTTCGCCAGAGGCTGCCCCGGGCGACGCATCCAGTCCCTTTGCAATTATTTCATATTTCTCCTTGGGGCCTACTACAGGATGGAGAATTTTTTCAATGTCATCAGTACTGACTCTCATCAACGCTTCTTCCTTTGTTATCAGTTTTTCCTTTACCATATCCACGGCTATTTTTATGGCTGCCATGGCCGTTCTTTTTCCTGTCCTAGTTTGTAAAAGGTACAGTTTTCCTTGCTGTATGGTGAATTCCATATCCTGTATATCCTTGTAATGCCTTTCGAGCTTATCTGAAATTTTTAACAGCTCGTCATATAATTTTGGAAAAACATTTTTGAGCATTTTTACTGGCTGTGGCGTTCTTTTTCCGGAAACGATATCCTCTCC
Protein-coding regions in this window:
- the ppdK gene encoding pyruvate, phosphate dikinase, whose protein sequence is MKQVYAFEEAKKEMKSIVGNKGAQLGEMSSIGISVPPGFIITTKACTDYLKKRKIPDSLQKEILSALKALERKTERKFGSAANPLLVSIRSGAPISMPGMMDTILNLGLNGKSVEGLSKQSNNEWFAYDTYRRFIQMFGNVVLGIEEKKFDDVLKKEKERERAKTDQDISTEGLKKVVTEYKKIASIPDDPKKQLFMAIEAVFNSWNNKRARNYRKYKGLPDDVGTAVVVQTMVFGNLDDKSGTGVAFTRNPATGEKELYGEFLMNAQGEDIVSGKRTPQPVKMLKNVFPKLYDELLKISDKLERHYKDIQDMEFTIQQGKLYLLQTRTGKRTAMAAIKIAVDMVKEKLITKEEALMRVSTDDIEKILHPVVGPKEKYEIIAKGLDASPGAASGEIVFDPEKASLLGKKGKKVLLVREETTPDDIHGITAAQGVLTARGGITSHAAVVARGLGKPCVSGCKALVIDEKKNRCRIGNVTLKEGDILTIDGSAGAVIKGSVSLVPPKFTAETDALLSWADGVKKVDVRANTDTVDGAELARKQGAKGIGLCRTERMFNAPDRLPIVRNMILAENREERMKALNKLLPMQKNDFKDILRAMQSLPVTIRLLDIPLHEFLPSTEEISRELSYLKNFDAAVNSLQDIPDISKLLDPKLHLPLTEKFIEELTKEKYHILSKKLIQEKTDLLKKVRSLEEVNPMLGHRGVRLGITYPEIYDMQIRALYEASAELIKEGVDVHPELMVPQVCTAQELKWVFKRVKKIAREGKKECNVKVPLKFGTMIEVVRACMRAGKFSEIAEFFSFGTNDLSQATFSFSREDAEKKFLPLYTKRKILQDNPFSTIDRKGVVRLMQIAMEWGKKTRPDLKIGVCGEHGGDPYSIHIFHKIGVDYVSCSPFRVPVACLAAAQAAINERQGF
- a CDS encoding M48 family metallopeptidase, which translates into the protein MTVEDRIRKNKRDTLLVCIFMLILLFSVIFIFGFALGFPPVISMGIGLPIAVLYVLTSYSFSVQSVLSAAKARSANPRKREEKLFMYKVEEMAIAAGLPVPKAYVQDSSDINAFATGKKPENAIICVTTGTLQKLNKEELEGVMGHEMSHILNRDILIATVTVGVVGAIALISEILLRSFLWGGGRQRGKNGGLLIIIAIIFAIFAPIFSRLAYLFISRRREYLADANGAYLTRNPEGLARALEKIKADLPDDPKGSRTVAPLYIANPFKRSLRNSIWSTHPPIDERIRRLREI
- the gpmI gene encoding 2,3-bisphosphoglycerate-independent phosphoglycerate mutase, yielding MLLLAILDGWGYRKEKDGNAIAYACTPNMDFFMDNYPFTFLKAGGADVGLPSGQIGNSEVGHINIGAGRIVYQDSMRISKAIEDKSFFENIVLKKAMRKARDKALHLMGLIGPGGVHAVPQHLYALLEMAKNEGVKNVYIHCFTDGRDTPPKIAAKHIIELEKKIGDIGIGDIVSIVGRYYAMDRDKRWDRTKKAYEMLTEGKGREAKNAEDAVKKAYENGESDEFIKPMVIKDKKIMDGDVVIFFNFRPDRARQLTTAFVKDGFNGFPRKKLNVHFVTLTKYMDGLDAEASFDKIPLENTFGEVISRHGLRQLRIAETEKYAHVTFFFNGGQEKPFKKEDRCLIPSPKVATYDMKPEMSAYELTDELIKRIHSEKYDVIIVNYANPDMVGHTGMWEATVKAVETVDECIGMVIDEIRKEKGMAIITADHGNAEEMIENGKLKTAHTTNPVSFILIGAGNVRLRKGNLGDITPTMLELLGIKKPKEMTGKSLIGERF
- a CDS encoding LemA family protein codes for the protein MGTVILIIILLLIVAVVVYYYNKIIRLENRIDNAWAQIDVQLKRRADLIPNIVETVKGYVKHEKNVLENVTKARSALINAKTPQENIDANNQLTGALKTLFAVAENYPTLKANENFLQLQDELTHTEDKISYARQHYNDNILVFNNAIETFPGRTFAHFMGKKEHAMLEILDEAREIPKVSF